Below is a window of Methanosarcinales archaeon DNA.
ATTATAATGGACGAGAAGGCATTTTTTAGTCTTCTTTTATTATTTATGAAAGGATCGCTGAATATCACTCTGTTGATCCCCAGCATTTTTTCATATACTTCTAATGTTAGAAATCCTTAAAATGCTAGGTATCGGGTTCTTTGTGGGCCTGACTGGTGCTCTTGTACCAGAACCGATGCTTTTCGCTACTATTGAAACATCTCTTACTAAGGGGTGGCTCAGTGGTCCAAAGGTGGTTTCAGGTCATGCATTGATCGAAATGGTGATTTTTGTACTGATTGTGGCAGGTTTTTCCACCCAGGCAGCCCAGGATGCTGTACTGTGGATATCCATAGACGGTGGTGCAGTACTGGTGTTGTTCGGGTTCGGAACGTGGT
It encodes the following:
- a CDS encoding LysE family transporter encodes the protein MLEILKMLGIGFFVGLTGALVPEPMLFATIETSLTKGWLSGPKVVSGHALIEMVIFVLIVAGFSTQAAQDAVLWISIDGGAVLVLFGFGTWFIMSPWF